The Scomber japonicus isolate fScoJap1 chromosome 12, fScoJap1.pri, whole genome shotgun sequence sequence gacaaatgtgatttaaaattgtagctttttttctttcaacataCAGTAGCGTGGCCAATGTTCACCACCAGCAATTCACACATACTGAAACGTGATGAGTGTTCATGTGCAGTGGTATTTATAACCTGCTGTTATCGATTTGTGTTAAATACATTCAAACAAGTGACTGCTGACAGGTGACCGGTAACTAGTATACTTTCTCTCTTCAGGAGATGACCTATCTCTGCATTTCAGCAGCTGACCTGCCCACACAAAACCTGTAAGTACCAAAATgtgcagcacagaaacacagcaacacAGCACAGAACAATGcaagggaggggggtggggtggggggggggtgtaccaCATCCATTTCAGGCTGAATTGTGTGGGCGTCTGAGGTTCATTTTCTTCAAGCTAACGTGTAAATGATATGCTTTCACAAGCTCAACATTTAAATGTGGACTTATTTGATTAGATCACAGTAACACTTAATGGTgcatggttgtttttttttatgtgtatgcaTAAACTGTACAAACACGTCCAAgttgttttatatgtgatgtGAAAGACTGGGGAAGAAAAATCAAGGGTGATGCATTTTATCAAACCAGGGGATGCCTTGGTttggacacatacacacatccaaatgcacacacatagaaatCTTTTGTGGCCAAATTTGTGTTTCAGACTTTCTCGTCTTTTGTCAGGAAGGAAGTCTCACAGCTCAGTTCTGCAGCTTTAGCATGATGGTTGGTGCTGTGCCTCTATTTATATGTACCCCcttttcacacactcacacatataggAATgaacaaattcacacacacacacacacacacacacacacacacacacacacacacacacacacacacatacatatgcacattAATTCTCTTGTCACCCTTGTTGCCCCACTTGCTTCACACCTCTAAAGTTCATAGTGGTGTtggaaatgtgaaatatgacaCCAAGTATCTCAAACCTAAGATGAGCACACCCTCATCCTGATCCGTCCAGGATAAGAAACGAGAGGGTGTGACAAGTCAGGTGCAAAAACATAGACACaccacatacaaaaaaacacacacacactgtagacaACCAGTCCTGTGTTCTTCTTTAGATTCGTATAGGACATGTAAGTGTCAGTGAAGACAAAATAGCAACAGGTAGTGACGGCTTTTGCTGCAGTTCTTGCATTCTCATAATGGCTTAATGTGGTCATGACCTATTATAACATGCGTTTTCTTATACTCCACAGGACGCAGCACTTTAAACAAAGTATAATATTCATGCATGAGTCCCGTGTGAAAGGAGAAGGCTGTCTTGTTCACTGGTGAGAGAAATACTGCATGTTATATCTTCAGATTTCGAATCAAGGTTCACTCATACAGGCTGTTGTAACCATATGTTCTGTTTAAGCATGCAAACTCGAACATCTGTCTTATAATTGAAGCACAATAAtgcttaaatataaatatacagttcATCTAGAACTGGAAAACAACTATTATCATGTACACAAGTGAACCCATGTGTaactgcagcacagaggagatTAAATGATAAGCAAAAGCCTATTCTTGAACTTCCCAAAACAGAGTACAGTACCAAGAccacattgtgtttgtgttgtgggGTAGCTGACCATATGTTCACAGGGGAAAGTTATATTTGGTTAGGGTCTTCTCAGAAAAATAGGGGAACAAGTGGGTATTTATAAGATTTGCATATCCACAGATTTATCTACTCTATATGTCTCAGTCAAAGAAtgaaaatgcattcaaatatgTACTTTATAGAGGTGAGAAGACTAGGTGTTTTCAAGCTTCAGCTGTCATACTGTGCATTTATACAACATTCAGGACACATTGTTTCCATTAAGTGTAGAGTTATTTATATTCCTCTTTACATGGCTTTAATATAATCCTGGTTGTCTATGTTGGTGCTGGTGTGTCTTTCACTCTTCTACATCTAGCAACTCTGTCATTACTGCACCAACTAAGATACAAGATCAACAGTTAAAGAccatttcagtttagtttctgTCTGCCTGGGCCATTCTCCCATTCTGCTGGATTGAGTTTCTATATCTAATCTTTGGTAATGGAAGGCAACACTTAAATATATCCTCTGTGTCACTATGATgtcattttgacttttatttctgCATGTGGACCATCATTACATGTTAATAATATGCTGAATACTGTGCAGCTTCAGTTGAGGACACATCTGTGAACATGTCAGAGATTGATCAGGAACTTGGATAAGGTTTCTAACAGAATACTACTTTATCCAGACTCCTGtggaaaaggggaaaaactgtgaaaaatcataatcataacCAGGATGCTCACATGCGAGTAAACTGAAAATGATGCTTATCATGAAGTCTAACAGTTAAACTTTATGCATCACACTCTTTTGCCTTCACTTTTTTTGTGCAGTTTGGCAGGTGTGTCTCGTAGTGTCACCCTAGTGGTAGCATACATTATGACCGTGACAGGACTGGGTTGGCAGGAGGCACTGGCTGCGGTGAGGGTGGCCCGACCCTGTGCTGGCCCTAACTTGGGCTTCCAGCGGCAGCTTCAGGAGTTCGAGGCTACTCAAGCTGATCAGGTCAGCCTTGAAAAACCCCCTGCATTACAGAGTTGGCTCAGATAGTACATTATCAGTGTTGCACATATTGTAAAATTCTTTACATTGTTATCaaataaacagtttttcttCTCCTATAGTTCAGAGAGTGGCTAAGGAAGGAATATAAGGACAGCCCCCTCGATGATGAAGCTGATATACGTGACTTGCTTGCCAGAGCCTCCAAAGTCAAAGGTGTGGAAAAACAGGCATCTACCCCACCTGGAGGTATCTGAGATCTTTCGCAGCTCAACCTGGAGGCTTATACCCCCTAGTCATGCTATCGTATTCTGGACCTGTCCAGAAATGTAATGTGCTCTGGAGTGGACTACTCTCATGGCTACTTGATCAAGTAAAAATCATGGACACGTACAATGGAGAGAGATCCAATTCAAACATACAGCAcacattatttttcataaattaattcatgcatctgctgctgttttttttgttttctaatttaaatatataataataatataaaatttccaactgtgtgttttgtacagtGTTGCTACGATTTCAAATTGTGAAATAAAAGGAGTCAAGTGTGTTGTGAGATTGTTAGTCGGTGGGCTGTCATATTGAAGGTGATAAGACACGTTCTGTGCTGTGTTTACATCTCTGTTTCCTGattctcttcctgtttgtctaATGTGTGAGAGAGGTCATGCATGGTGGCATCAAAAACACCAAGATCAGGTTCTTTTGTCACTACTTctgtgtaattgtgtttagagaCAATAAAGTAATGaggataataataaataataaatgcataTAATACTTGTAATGTGCAGAGGCCCTCTTAAAACTATAGATAGCAGGGCTTGCGTGCGCATGTATTGCCACTGGAGGGCAGTAATACTAACATATTCGCcttaaatataaagtatttttaaattcaACCTGTGTCATCCTCTGACACCGGGGTCCTTATGGCACGTTAACCATccaattttaatgttttcttaaGAACAGAGTAAGGGcattataaacatttttagTCAGAAGTTGACAACTCATTGGAAATTATGATGGACCTATAGATGTGTAGAAAAATGGGGGTACGTGggggtgtatttttttttaatcggtGATGTGCACAGGTATAGTTGTTCCATTCCGTGCCGGTGTCTGCTCAGGGTGTCACTAGAGGGATTCCCCACCACAGCAGTGAGTGGGCGCCGAGTTTCACAGAAATGAGCGCCTGATCGCTGCGTATCTCCTCTTGAACTTCTCAGCCGGAGAGGCTCCTCCCTGTCACAAATCAAGACGTGATAACATTTAAGAATAGGACACCGAGAGCTTCAAAACAGATTTGTAACGAGGGAGACTCACATGATCAAAGGTAAGAGGACagcttattttaaattaaaccatTTTCAACATGATAATTGATGAAAACTTTGAATGCATCAATTAACCCCAGCAATTAAAGCAGGAGATGATCGTAGCCTCAGTACCACGTTGAGCAGTCACACAGTAAAAACTCACGATCATTTGATGACAACAAAGTCAGAGATGAAGTCAAATTAATTAGTTTATCAGTCAGGTCATGACTTCTAACTAAACTAGTAGCCTGAGTAGGatttaaaatctcattaaatTTGAATTAATGCTCACTTTTGATCTGTATGGATAGAAACCGTTCTTCTTATAGTTTAATTGTAGCTACATTAATTGTTATGCTTATTAGTCATATTTCTCATAGAAATTAAATCGGCACTAAATGTGTCACAATCATGTAGATTTAATTCGGGAAGAAGTGTATTAAAAGTGATTGCTAATATTGCAGAGCGCAGCCGAATTAACACCATGAAAAGCACACTTACAATGTCACCTCTTTCATTACTAAAAGAGACAATATCACAAGAAAGCAATGTTATATTAAGTAAATAAGAATAACAAGTGTTGTTAATGTaacttaatataatataaacgtactaacatttattttctcaacttcaacttttcttaactcaaattaaatgtgtaaatcttacataaaacatgaattatcTGTGCTGTATTCTATCATATATGTTATGGTATTTTACTCACAGATATGAACTTGGAGGAGGACAGTGGCCTGACAGTCAGTTGTGGCAATGGCAAACTCAGACAGTGGCTTATAGATCAGATTGACAGCAGGAGATATCCTGGCCTGGTTTGGGAAAATGACGAAAAAAGCATCTT is a genomic window containing:
- the dusp22b gene encoding dual specificity protein phosphatase 22-B; its protein translation is MGNGINKVLPDLYLGNFKDARDREQLARNNITHILSIHDSAAPILQEMTYLCISAADLPTQNLTQHFKQSIIFMHESRVKGEGCLVHCLAGVSRSVTLVVAYIMTVTGLGWQEALAAVRVARPCAGPNLGFQRQLQEFEATQADQFREWLRKEYKDSPLDDEADIRDLLARASKVKGVEKQASTPPGGI